A part of Astyanax mexicanus isolate ESR-SI-001 chromosome 2, AstMex3_surface, whole genome shotgun sequence genomic DNA contains:
- the LOC125798965 gene encoding uncharacterized protein LOC125798965 produces the protein METGQGTETGQGTDTGRGTGQVTETGRGTETGRGTGQVTETGRGTGQVTETGRGTGQVTETGRGTGQVTETGHETETGRDRTWEQGQEH, from the exons atggagacaggacaggggacagagactggacagggaacggacactggacggggaactggacaggtgacggagactggacggggaacggagactggacggggaactggacag gtgacggagactggacggggaactggacaggtgacggagactggacggggaaccggacaggtgacggagactggacggggaactggacaggtgacggagactggacatgagacagagactggacgggaccggacatgggaacagggacaagaacattga